GCCGCCCTCGATGCCATCGAGTACCAGACCGGGCAAGGACCGGCCCTGGCCGCCATCGCCGACAGCACCATCATCGTCAGCGACCTCACCACCGAGACCCGATGGCCGGCATACCTCAGCCGCGCCCTGATCGCAGGCCCGGTGCGGGCCGTCCTGAGCTACCCACTCACCCACGCCGGACACCCGGACACCACGCTGAACCTCTACTCCACCAGCCCCACCGCCTTCCCGGCAGCGGCCGAGGACGACATCCACCTGGCCGTCGCCGGGCTGGCGTTGGCTCTCACCGCGATCAGCCAGGCCCGGCGGGCCGCCAACCTGGCGACCGCCCTGGCCAGCAACCGGACCATCGCCGCCGCTCAAGGCATCCTCATGCACCACCACCGCTGGACCCCAGAGCAAGCGTTACGCGCCCTGCGGGCCGCCAGCCAGCACAGCAACCGCAAGATGCGTCACATCGCCGACCACGTGCTGGCCACCAACGACCTACCTCCACCCACCATCAGCAGGAAACGCTCTCGGCGCCAACG
The Actinomycetota bacterium genome window above contains:
- a CDS encoding ANTAR domain-containing protein, producing MAPTSVPWRRSAAVDTPAGAAAQLIRLSGQIGQPVHGQDPLTEALALACTMVPGAVCASLTQLTDADPRRPRTVAATAVTAAALDAIEYQTGQGPALAAIADSTIIVSDLTTETRWPAYLSRALIAGPVRAVLSYPLTHAGHPDTTLNLYSTSPTAFPAAAEDDIHLAVAGLALALTAISQARRAANLATALASNRTIAAAQGILMHHHRWTPEQALRALRAASQHSNRKMRHIADHVLATNDLPPPTISRKRSRRQRITPTSGRRCLITTRTPDTPWNAIDSVPLAERPTGHPAGGDTPRRPRDR